In a single window of the Gossypium hirsutum isolate 1008001.06 chromosome A13, Gossypium_hirsutum_v2.1, whole genome shotgun sequence genome:
- the LOC121212220 gene encoding cyclase-like protein 2: protein MNNNNTLLLLFCILSSSAVVYSDGNAKIFDITHKITSQLPTFNSQKGLGHFIWLVSSIKNGSMANESEFKLGTHTGTHVDAPSHFFQKYYEEGFDVSTLSLQTLTGPVLVVDVPRNKNITAEVMKSLNIPRGVHRVLFKTLNTERRLMHRREFASDFTGFKKDGAQWLVDNTDIKLVGIDYLSISAYVDAAPTHHILLKSREIVIVEGLNLDGIKPGKYTVHCLPLRMVGADGCPTRCILTA, encoded by the exons ATGAACAATAATAACACGCTCCTGCTGTTATTCTGTATCCTTTCCAGTTCTGCTGTAGTTTACAGTGATGGTAATGCCAAAATCTTTGATATAACTCACAAAATCACTTCCCAGTTGCCCACTTTTAACTCCCAGAAGGGACTTGGTCACTTCATTTGGCTTGTTTCCAGCATTAAAAATGGGTCCATGGCTAATGAATCCGAGTTTAAGCTGGGAACCCACACTGGAACTCACGTTGATGCCCCTAGCCACTTCTTTCAAAAGTATTATGAGGAGGGCTTTGATGTTTCCACACTTAGCCTGCAAACACTTACTG GTCCTGTTCTAGTAGTTGATGTTCCAAGAAACAAGAACATTACTG CTGAAGTTATGAAGTCGTTGAATATTCCCCGGGGAGTTCATCGTGTGCTTTTCAAAACACTTAATACAGAGAG GAGGTTGATGCATAGGAGAGAGTTTGCTTCAGACTTCACAGGGTTTAAGAAGGATGGGGCGCAATGGTTGGTTGATAACACCGACATCAAACTTGTTG GAATCGATTACCTATCTATTTCTGCTTATGTTGATGCTGCCCCTACTCATCATATATTGCTGAAAAGTCGG GAAATCGTTATAGTCGAAGGTCTAAACCTCGATGGAATCAAGCCGGGGAAGTATACGGTTCATTGCCTACCTTTGAGGATGGTTGGTGCAGATGGATGCCCAACAAGATGCATTCTCACTGCATAA
- the LOC121212221 gene encoding cyclase-like protein 2, protein MTPLHFFLLLLLSSAALISAAAATATTAYPSIPGTDSTTDCGLSGGDENPVPIRREVYGNGKIFDISHRYTVDMPSWESKDGVGQFLWLPKSMKNGSLANNSEMKLPTHTGTHLDAPGHVIDRYFDAGFDVDTLDLEVLNGPALLIDVPRDKNITAEVMESLKIPKGVRRVLFRTLNTDRRLMFKKEFDTSYVGFMKDGAEWLVKHTDIKLIGIDYLSVAAFDDLIPSHIVFLEDRDIILVEGLKLDNVQPGIYSVHCLPLRLLGAEGSPTRCILIK, encoded by the exons ATGACTCCCCTCCacttcttcctcctcctcctcctttcgTCAGCTGCTTTAATCTCCGCGGCCGCCGCCACCGCCACCACCGCATATCCTTCCATCCCGGGCACCGATTCCACAACTGATTGTGGCCTATCCGGAGGGGACGAGAATCCAGTTCCCATCCGTCGCGAAGTCTACGGTAACGGCAAGATATTCGACATCAGCCATAGGTACACCGTCGACATGCCGTCTTGGGAATCCAAGGACGGCGTGGGACAGTTCCTATGGTTGCCTAAAAGCATGAAGAACGGTTCCCTCGCTAATAATTCGGAGATGAAACTCCCAACTCACACCGGCACCCACCTTGACGCTCCCGGACACGTCATCGATCGGTACTTCGATGCCGGCTTCGATGTCGATACCCTAGATTTGGAAGTACTTAATG GTCCTGCCCTGTTGATAGATGTTCCAAGGGATAAAAACATTACTG CCGAGGTTATGGAGTCTTTGAAAATACCAAAGGGAGTACGTAGAGTTCTTTTCAGAACATTAAATACTGACAG GCGGCTAATGTTTAAGAAAGAGTTTGATACAAGCTACGTTGGATTTATGAAGGATGGAGCAGAGTGGTTGGTTAAACACACTGACATAAAACTTATTG GAATTGATTACTTATCTGTTGCTGCCTTTGATGATTTGATTCCATCTCATATAGTTTTCCTAGAAGACCGG GATATCATTCTTGTGGAAGGTTTAAAACTCGATAACGTTCAACCTGGAATATATTCAGTCCATTGCTTACCATTAAGATTGCTTGGTGCTGAAGGATCACCAACAAGATGCATTCTCATCAAATGA
- the LOC121212222 gene encoding LRR receptor-like serine/threonine-protein kinase GHR1 codes for MENKNYTSSKKQCPVAMFNTLCYLLLLLLHFSLSQGLTFPQDISALKALKASIKPNSIPSWSCLASWDFAAADPCALPRRTHFTCGIICSIDSTRVTQITLDPAGYSGQLTPLLSQLTQLTILDLSDNGFFGSIPSSISSLRSLQTLILKSNSFSGSIPDSVTTLKSLESLDISHNSLSGPLPKTFNSLSGLRRLDLSYNQLTGFLPKLPYNLLELALKGNSLSGYISKSSFDGLTQLEVVELSENSFTGTLGAWFFLLPALQQADLANNSLTRVEISKPSGGNSDLVAVDLGFNHIEGNAPTDFANYPQLSSLSLRYNRLRGAIPLEYSKKKSLRRLFLDGNFLIGRPPSEFFGGDTWVSGSLGNNCLVGCPGSSQLCSPSQKPYEVCKQAYGRKPMA; via the coding sequence ATGGAAAACAAAAATTACACATCAAGTAAAAAGCAATGCCCTGTCGCCATGTTCAACACCCTCtgttatcttcttcttcttcttctccactTTTCTCTATCTCAGGGCCTGACTTTCCCGCAGGATATTTCAGCTCTTAAAGCCCTCAAGGCCTCTATCAAGCCAAACTCAATCCCTTCATGGTCTTGTCTCGCTTCATGGGACTTCGCCGCCGCCGACCCTTGCGCTCTCCCTCGCCGCACTCACTTCACCTGCGGCATTATTTGCTCCATTGACTCAACTCGTGTCACCCAAATCACCCTTGATCCTGCTGGTTACTCCGGCCAACTCACCCCTCTCCTTTCCCAACTCACCCAACTCACTATTCTTGATCTCTCTGATAACGGCTTCTTCGGGTCTATACCTTCTTCCATTTCTTCCCTACGTAGTCTCCAAACTCTGATTCTCAAGTCCAACTCCTTCTCTGGGTCAATCCCTGACTCTGTTACCACCCTGAAATCACTTGAATCCTTGGACATTTCTCATAATTCACTTTCCGGACCTTTGCCCAAAACCTTCAACTCGCTTTCTGGTTTGAGGAGACTCGATCTCAGTTACAACCAACTCACCGGTTTTCTACCTAAACTGCCTTATAACTTATTGGAGCTTGCTTTAAAGGGTAATTCTTTATCCGGGTACATCTCGAAATCCTCTTTCGATGGGTTAACTCAGCTGGAAGTCGTTGAACTCAGTGAAAACTCGTTCACCGGCACACTCGGAGCCTGGTTCTTTCTCTTACCGGCATTGCAACAGGCAGATTTAGCCAACAACAGCTTAACACGTGTGGAGATCTCGAAGCCATCCGGCGGTAACAGCGACCTCGTGGCCGTCGATCTCGGGTTCAACCACATCGAGGGAAACGCCCCCACCGACTTCGCCAACTACCCACAGCTGTCCTCTTTGTCGTTGCGTTACAACCGCTTACGTGGCGCCATCCCATTGGAGTACAGCAAGAAGAAGTCGTTGCGACGGTTGTTTCTGGACGGGAATTTCTTGATCGGAAGACCACCGTCGGAGTTCTTCGGCGGCGACACTTGGGTTTCCGGTAGCTTGGGGAACAATTGTCTAGTGGGATGTCCAGGATCTTCGCAGCTGTGCAGTCCTTCGCAGAAACCTTACGAAGTTTGCAAGCAAGCTTATGGTCGGAAACCGATGGCTTAA
- the LOC107894968 gene encoding ADP-ribosylation factor 2, translated as MGASIAKIAKKLGFLPQCRIRIVMVGLDGSGKTTILYKLKLGDLLKTKPTIGFNVETIQYKSICFDVWDIGGDSKIRPLWKHYFLNVQAIVFVVDSSDRERISEARKELHWVLADKELENAAVLVLGNKQDLSDAMSSSEMADKLGLHSLGQRPWYIQKTSACSGYGLYEGLHWLSNNISNIADSCSYNHFPNPFSRPHKIDLTLIEIENVILL; from the exons ATGGGGGCATCCATAGCTAAAATAGCCAAGAAGTTGGGGTTCCTTCCTCAGTGTAGAATAAGGATTGTGATGGTGGGTCTTGATGGTTCAGGCAAAACAACCATTCTTTATAAGCTCAAGCTTGGAGACCTGCTTAAAACCAAGCCCACTATTG GGTTTAACGTTGAGACCATACAGTATAAAAGCATATGCTTCGATGTATGGGATATTGGAGGGGACAGCAAG ATTCGGCCACTGTGGAAACATTACTTCTTGAACGTCCAGGCTATTGTGTTTGTGGTGGATAGCAGCGATAGAGAAAGAATCTCAGAAGCTCGGAAAGAGCTCCATTGGGTTTTGGCTGAT AAGGAACTGGAGAATGCAGCAGTGTTAGTGTTGGGCAATAAGCAAGACCTGTCAGACGCCATGTCTTCCTCTGAGATGGCTGATAAACTTGGTTTACACAGTCTTGGTCAGCGACCCTG GTATATCCAGAAAACTTCAGCTTGCAGTGGTTATGGACTGTATGAAGGCCTGCATTGGCTATCCAACAACATCTCAAACATCGCAGATTCATGCTCATATAATCACTTTCCTAATCCTTTTTCTCGCCCACATAAAATTGATTTAACACTCATTGAAATTGAAAACGTAATATTACTTTGA
- the LOC107894299 gene encoding D-3-phosphoglycerate dehydrogenase 1, chloroplastic-like, with amino-acid sequence MMASLKTPTLKTPSFALSSKPRLPSAFSAAFPNTARFSRSQPQRRRFLIVTASSSSFSNKPTVLVAEKLGEAGLTLLKEFANVDCSYNLSPEELCTKISLCDALIVRSGTKVNREVFESSGGRLKVVGRAGVGIDNVDLSAATEHGCLVVNAPTANTVAAAEHGIALLAAMARNVAQADASVKAGKWQRNKYVGVSLVGKTLAVLGFGKVGSEVARRAKGLGMHVIAHDPYAPADRARAIGVELVSFDEAIATADFISLHMPLTPATNKMLNDETFAKMKKGVRIVNVARGGVIDEEALVRALDAGTVAQAALDVFSEEPPKQDSKLVQHERVTVTPHLGASTMEAQEGVAIEIAEAVVGALKGELAATAVNAPMVPAEVLTELKPYVELAEKLGRLGVQLVAGGSGVKTVKVSYASSRAPDDLDTRLLRAMITKGIIEPISSVFVNLVNADYTAKQRGLRITEERILLDGSPESPLESIQVQIANVESKFASAMSESGEIKVEGRVKDGIPHLTKVGSFEVDVSLEGSIILCRQVDQPGMIGTVGSILGEENVNVSFMSVGRVAPRKHAVMAIGVDEQPSKETLKRIGEVPAIEEFVFLKL; translated from the exons ATGATGGCTTCTCTCAAAACCCCAACACTCAAAACCCCATCTTTTGCCCTTTCTTCTAAACCCCGCCTCCCTTCTGCCTTCTCCGCCGCCTTCCCCAACACCGCCCGCTTCTCACGCTCCCAGCCTCAACGCCGCCGCTTCTTAATCGTAACTGCTTCCTCCTCCTCTTTCTCCAACAAGCCCACCGTCCTCGTCGCGGAGAAGCTCGGCGAGGCGGGTTTAACGCTACTCAAGGAGTTCGCCAACGTGGACTGCTCTTACAACCTCTCCCCCGAAGAGCTCTGCACCAAGATCTCACTTTGCGATGCCTTGATTGTGCGCAGTGGAACCAAAGTTAACCGAGAGGTCTTTGAATCTTCAGGCGGGAGATTGAAAGTCGTTGGGAGAGCCGGTGTTGGGATCGATAATGTGGATCTGTCTGCCGCCACCGAGCATGGTTGTTTGGTCGTCAATGCGCCTACTGCTAATACCGTTGCGGCGGCTGAACATGGTATCGCGCTCTTGGCTGCCATGGCTCGTAACGTCGCTCAGGCTGATGCTTCCGTCAAGGCTG GGAAATGGCAGAGGAACAAATATGTGGGTGTATCCCTTGTTGGGAAAACGCTTGCTGTTTTGGGTTTTGGAAAGGTTGGATCCGAAGTAGCTCGGAGAGCTAAGGGGCTTGGCATGCATGTTATTGCACACGATCCTTACGCCCCAGCTGATCGTGCTCGTGCTATAGGTGTAGAGTTGGTGAGCTTTGATGAGGCCATAGCGACTGCTGATTTCATCTCTCTACACATGCCTCTCACCCCTGCTACTAATAAGATGCTCAATGATGAGACGTTTGCTAAGATGAAGAAAGGTGTTCGAATTGTCAATGTTGCTCGTGGGGGTGTGATTGATGAAGAGGCTCTTGTGAGGGCATTGGATGCTGGGACTGTAGCTCAGGCTGCTCTTGATGTTTTCAGCGAGGAGCCACCGAAACAGGACAGCAAGTTGGTGCAGCATGAGAGGGTTACTGTCACTCCACATCTTGGTGCTAGTACAATGGAGGCTCAG GAAGGAGTGGCTATTGAAATAGCAGAAGCTGTTGTTGGAGCCCTGAAAGGGGAACTTGCTGCGACTGCAGTCAATGCACCAATGGTTCCTGCTGAG GTTCTAACAGAGTTGAAACCATATGTTGAACTCGCTGAGAAACTTGGGAGGTTGGGTGTCCAATTGGTAGCTGGCGGAAGTGGTGTTAAAACTGTAAAAGTATCATATGCTTCCTCTAGAGCCCCAGATGACCTTGACACAAGGTTGCTCCGCGCAATGATCACAAAGGGCATAATTGAGCCTATTTCCAGTGTTTTTGTGAACCTGGTTAATGCTGATTACACTGCTAAACAAAGAGGACTGCGGATTACAGAGGAACGCATCCTTTTAGATGGTTCACCTGAGAGTCCACTGGAGTCCATCCAAGTTCAGATTGCGAATGTGGAATCAAAATTTGCCAGCGCCATGTCAGAGAGCGGTGAGATCAAGGTTGAAGGACGGGTGAAGGATGGAATTCCCCATTTGACGAAAGTAGGGTCATTTGAAGTGGATGTGAGCTTGGAAGGTAGCATTATACTTTGCAGACAGGTTGATCAGCCAGGCATGATCGGGACTGTCGGCAGCATTTTGGGCGAGGAGAATGTGAACGTGAGCTTCATGAGTGTTGGGAGGGTTGCTCCAAGGAAGCATGCAGTGATGGCCATTGGAGTCGACGAACAACCCAGCAAAGAAACTTTAAAGAGGATTGGTGAAGTCCCTGCCATTGAAGAGTTTGTTTTCCTCAAGTTGTAG